A genomic region of Rhodohalobacter sp. SW132 contains the following coding sequences:
- a CDS encoding HAD family hydrolase, with protein MIKLFVTDLDGCISHPFKTPHWESINRLRELNQKSAEDSEIPPLTICTGRPFPYAEAVGQWLDIRYPFVFESAGLYHWEGNRIQTALDETGESLDPIYAVKAWLTDEILPEYPNAILEFTKMMDAGIVCPDESVINKIHERALKYIPENFEGLEIHTTEISINILMPGNNKLRGLQLLGEHLNISLDQMAYIGDTGGDAVALKEVKMPFAPSNARKVAKDVAKVTVGETTQGVLEAYEEVIEYNRSVG; from the coding sequence ATGATTAAACTATTTGTAACCGATCTTGACGGATGTATTTCTCACCCTTTCAAAACACCGCACTGGGAATCGATCAACAGGCTGCGTGAGCTAAACCAGAAAAGTGCGGAGGATTCAGAAATTCCGCCGCTCACCATCTGCACCGGTCGGCCATTCCCATATGCCGAGGCTGTAGGGCAGTGGCTTGATATTCGCTATCCGTTTGTGTTTGAAAGCGCGGGACTTTACCACTGGGAGGGAAACCGCATCCAGACAGCCCTCGATGAAACGGGCGAATCCCTCGATCCGATTTACGCTGTAAAAGCGTGGCTCACCGACGAAATTCTGCCGGAGTATCCAAATGCGATTCTGGAATTCACAAAAATGATGGATGCCGGGATTGTATGTCCGGATGAATCTGTGATTAACAAAATTCATGAACGTGCGCTAAAATACATCCCTGAAAACTTTGAAGGTCTGGAGATTCACACAACCGAGATCTCCATTAACATCTTAATGCCCGGTAACAACAAACTCAGAGGGCTGCAGCTGCTTGGCGAACATCTGAATATTTCACTTGACCAGATGGCCTATATCGGGGATACCGGCGGTGATGCGGTAGCGCTGAAAGAAGTGAAAATGCCATTTGCGCCAAGCAATGCACGAAAAGTTGCCAAAGATGTGGCCAAAGTCACGGTTGGAGAAACCACACAGGGAGTCCTCGAAGCGTATGAAGAGGTGATTGAATACAACCGTAGTGTGGGTTGA
- a CDS encoding VWA domain-containing protein → MIWDNSTYLWLLFLIPLFWGVFWWVRVVRNKKRQELFDDRLLSLLRLNFWRTGERVRFFSFLIAMFFFIVALAGPKIGTEIREVERSGVNMLIALDLSRSMNAEDISPSRLEKAKFEINRLVDRLEGDRVGLLVFTGEAFVQSPMTLDYSALRLYLDIAQTDQMPSSTTNFHAAMVKAEETFQSIEENSDAADVLLFIADGESHGPDYRSAVERLNQMGVTIFTVGIGTEQGGRIPIYDNGTLRGYHRDSQGQEVTTQLGAESMRNIAALGGGNYYEISRGSDTIEPFLSRLSELERGQFSSQEYANYVNRYQLMVLIGMVFLSLSLFFPDFTIRSEKNKEPAFA, encoded by the coding sequence ATGATCTGGGACAACAGCACATACCTCTGGCTTTTATTTCTGATCCCGCTTTTCTGGGGAGTTTTCTGGTGGGTTCGGGTGGTTCGCAACAAAAAACGCCAGGAACTTTTTGATGACCGGCTTCTATCATTGCTCCGGCTGAATTTTTGGCGCACCGGAGAGAGAGTCCGGTTTTTCAGTTTTCTGATCGCGATGTTTTTTTTCATCGTGGCGCTTGCCGGTCCGAAAATCGGCACCGAAATTCGCGAAGTGGAGCGCTCGGGCGTGAATATGCTTATCGCACTCGATCTTTCCCGAAGTATGAATGCGGAGGATATCTCTCCAAGTCGGCTCGAAAAAGCGAAGTTTGAGATCAACAGACTGGTCGACCGGCTGGAGGGTGACAGGGTAGGACTGCTCGTTTTTACCGGCGAAGCTTTTGTACAAAGCCCGATGACGCTTGACTACTCCGCGCTTCGTCTCTATCTCGATATCGCTCAAACCGATCAAATGCCATCTTCCACCACCAATTTTCATGCAGCGATGGTAAAGGCTGAAGAAACCTTTCAGTCGATCGAAGAGAACAGTGATGCTGCTGATGTTCTGCTGTTTATTGCTGATGGAGAAAGTCACGGCCCCGATTACCGTTCAGCCGTAGAGCGGCTGAACCAGATGGGGGTAACCATTTTTACTGTGGGTATCGGCACGGAACAGGGCGGCAGAATTCCGATTTACGACAATGGAACCCTGCGCGGTTACCATCGTGACAGCCAGGGCCAGGAAGTGACCACGCAGCTTGGCGCAGAATCGATGCGAAATATCGCCGCACTGGGCGGGGGCAACTATTATGAGATTTCACGGGGCAGTGACACCATCGAGCCGTTCCTTTCTCGATTAAGCGAACTCGAACGCGGACAGTTTTCATCCCAGGAGTATGCCAACTACGTGAACCGCTATCAGCTGATGGTTCTGATCGGAATGGTATTTCTGTCACTTTCACTTTTCTTCCCCGATTTTACCATCAGATCAGAAAAAAATAAAGAACCTGCATTTGCATAA
- a CDS encoding MFS transporter has translation MKFSPKPYFDLVGNNKNYRRLWLAQIISNFGDWFGLLAIYALIQSYTDSELLLGLIIVIKTLSLALFSPFAGYITDRMNRRKLMIWCDIFRGFVVLGFILIVSYELLWLAYLLMAVQMIFSAIFEPAKTSSIPNVTTPQELVIANILSAASWSIIFTSGMAVGGFATAWLGTDAVFVINFFTYLLSAVFIYRAVIPQEVMSDKEKKRTRNPLTGIKEGFQFLIDHPEVMRPTMAKGMFTSCIGALVYLLILVAEDILLMGSVGLGILYAARGVGTGIGPVIGRRIFNKESTWIKAMGFCMVFGGLMYTLVSISEALYLITILVMLAHAASGSNWVMSTVLLQRRAPDTFRGRVFSTEWLLFTLAQSVSVTIAALLLEFNLLTIRETIFLFSIMLSMVGVFWLMKIVPAEEASQSDTDPEPVQAAYQQKKF, from the coding sequence TTGAAATTTTCCCCCAAACCATATTTCGACCTTGTTGGCAACAACAAGAACTACCGCCGTCTTTGGCTTGCCCAGATTATATCAAATTTTGGGGATTGGTTTGGCTTGCTGGCGATTTACGCCCTGATCCAATCCTATACAGATTCGGAACTTCTGCTCGGGTTGATCATTGTGATTAAAACGCTGAGCCTGGCGCTTTTTTCTCCTTTTGCGGGATATATCACCGACCGGATGAACCGGCGCAAACTCATGATCTGGTGCGATATTTTTCGCGGTTTTGTGGTGCTCGGATTTATTTTGATCGTATCATACGAACTGCTCTGGCTGGCCTACCTGCTGATGGCTGTTCAGATGATTTTTTCAGCAATTTTTGAGCCGGCCAAAACCTCATCCATCCCAAATGTAACCACGCCGCAGGAGCTGGTGATTGCCAATATTCTCTCTGCTGCATCCTGGAGCATTATTTTTACATCCGGAATGGCCGTCGGCGGATTTGCAACCGCATGGCTGGGAACGGACGCCGTTTTTGTAATCAATTTTTTCACATACCTGCTGTCGGCCGTGTTTATTTACCGTGCCGTAATCCCGCAGGAGGTGATGAGCGACAAGGAGAAAAAACGAACCAGGAATCCGCTCACAGGCATCAAAGAAGGGTTTCAGTTTTTGATAGATCACCCCGAAGTTATGCGTCCAACGATGGCAAAGGGGATGTTTACAAGCTGTATCGGTGCGCTGGTCTATTTGTTGATTTTAGTGGCGGAAGATATTCTGCTGATGGGCAGCGTCGGCCTGGGAATCTTGTATGCGGCGCGAGGAGTGGGCACCGGGATTGGTCCTGTAATCGGTCGGCGAATATTCAACAAGGAGTCCACATGGATTAAAGCGATGGGTTTCTGCATGGTTTTTGGCGGTTTGATGTATACGCTTGTAAGCATTTCAGAGGCGCTGTATCTGATTACAATATTGGTGATGCTTGCACACGCCGCCTCCGGTTCAAACTGGGTGATGAGCACCGTTCTTCTTCAGAGACGCGCACCGGATACATTCCGGGGACGCGTGTTCAGCACCGAATGGCTTCTGTTTACCCTTGCACAGTCGGTATCGGTCACCATTGCGGCTCTTCTGCTGGAGTTCAACCTGCTTACCATTCGTGAGACGATATTCTTATTCTCCATTATGCTGAGTATGGTTGGGGTTTTCTGGCTGATGAAAATTGTGCCGGCAGAAGAAGCATCCCAGTCTGATACAGATCCCGAACCCGTTCAGGCTGCATATCAGCAAAAGAAATTTTGA
- the dut gene encoding dUTP diphosphatase, producing the protein MVCKFQKLPHANDLQLPSYESADSAGMDLRAALAEPVELKPGERQLIPTGLKMSIPRGFEAQIRPRSGMAFRHGITMLNTPGTIDADYRGEVKLLAVNLGSEPFTIRHGDRIAQMVIAPVIQAVVTEVDSLEETERGDGGFGSTGVE; encoded by the coding sequence ATGTAAATTTCAGAAACTGCCACATGCAAACGATCTGCAGCTTCCATCCTACGAATCGGCTGACTCTGCCGGCATGGACCTTCGGGCGGCACTGGCTGAACCCGTAGAACTAAAACCGGGTGAGCGGCAGCTGATCCCCACCGGCCTCAAAATGTCGATCCCGCGTGGTTTCGAAGCGCAGATTCGTCCGCGCAGCGGCATGGCATTCCGGCACGGCATCACCATGTTAAATACGCCCGGAACCATTGATGCCGACTACAGGGGAGAGGTAAAACTCCTGGCTGTAAACCTGGGCAGCGAACCGTTCACAATCCGGCACGGCGACCGAATCGCACAAATGGTGATTGCACCTGTCATTCAGGCCGTAGTAACCGAAGTAGACTCCCTTGAGGAGACAGAACGCGGCGATGGAGGTTTTGGCAGTACAGGTGTGGAGTAG